From Antennarius striatus isolate MH-2024 chromosome 9, ASM4005453v1, whole genome shotgun sequence, one genomic window encodes:
- the si:dkeyp-84f3.5 gene encoding zinc finger protein 83, translated as MPSVLGKNNLIMEKHKSLNTVGSTQLSGESNIFICTECGDGFSQYSNVLAHLASHGPLETFSFDGSCNGFEIPREYVLQENGTLTVLNGLMQSYSSVKPMSPGVLPSYLPSPAKPLSPTVRPRQSPQRDVFKPRPSDSNLDRPCQGHYRCEICSRSFNSLQSLHRHQQYRNTERGYKCTLCCKIFEGRQELTKHLQNHANESFHCCGHCGKRFLKADALNTHQKENHLSPKAAVGKYENKQDKKNEKTYTCRKCKLIFFWLSDFQTHSMYHCKGIKPDAPYVPEIGIESHSKHMEGTPVENCYSNGTSVDVKNGDTKIFGDTEINTEHSFTPYRCGLCGDRFQKLATLKEHHLTHQTQEEIDKLNQESQINFKRRIQPKGKRRRSNPNGKLHPCKHCHRVFNHSSSLSRHMRYHKGTMHTCVFCGRHFPQRCDLRRHVAMYHKAELDKKPGLKLLFSNPQNGPVPNSLNSNKNTFPSDEKTKISSDNEQTASLEEGNPNDQQSGKVGRVNYKCLECGKRFGLLCVYQRHLRYHKKEPSKCPKCPAQFNHSSSLELHLQNHPSAGEARNVGEMCEGTGSSGGISLEKVHTEDIEDDCIEHSGNDQGNPSEVLYECTECTETFTCLDKFLQHQTSHGSENNG; from the coding sequence ATGCCATCAGTACTtggaaaaaataatctcatcaTGGAAAAGCATAAATCACTCAATACTGTTGGTTCAACACAGCTGAGTGGAGAATCAAATATCTTCATTTGCACTGAGTGTGGTGATGGGTTCAGCCAGTACTCTAATGTGTTGGCTCACTTGGCCAGTCATGGTCCTTTGGAGACGTTCTCGTTTGATGGCTCATGCAATGGATTTGAAATTCCAAGAGAATATGTGCTTCAGGAAAATGGTACATTGACAGTTTTGAATGGCTTGATGCAGTCATATTCATCTGTAAAGCCGATGTCACCTGGAGTCCTTCCGTCATATTTGCCATCCCCTGCAAAGCCACTGTCTCCAACTGTAAGGCCACGGCAATCTCCTCAGAGAGATGTGTTCAAGCCAAGGCCATCAGACTCCAATTTAGACAGACCTTGTCAGGGCCATTaccgttgtgaaatatgtagCAGATCATTTAACAGCCTGCAGAGTTTACATCGCCACCAACAGTATCGAAATACAGAGCGAGGTTACAAGTGCACTTTATGCTGTAAGATCTTTGAAGGTAGACAGGAACTTACGaaacacctccaaaaccatgccaATGAAAGCTTTCACTGTTGTGGTCATTGTGGAAAGCGATTCCTTAAAGCGGATGCTCTGAATACtcatcaaaaagaaaaccactTATCCCCTAAGGCTGCAGTGGGCAAATATGAGAATAAACAGGATAAAAAGAATGAGAAAACATATACTTGTAGGAAGTGcaagttgatttttttctggCTGTCAGATTTTCAAACACATTCTATGTACCATTGCAAAGGAATAAAGCCTGATGCTCCTTATGTACCTGAAATTGGAATTGAATCACATTCGAAGCATATGGAAGGCACCCCAGTTGAAAACTGCTACAGCAATGGTACATCTGTCGATGTGAAGAATGGGGATACCAAAATTTTTGGGGATACTGAGATCAATACTGAACACTCTTTTACACCTTACAGATGTGGTTTATGTGGGGACCGTTTCCAAAAGTTAGCAACTCTCAAGGAGCATCATCTCACACATCAAACCCAGGAGGAAATAGATAAGTTAAATCAAGAATCACAAATAAATTTTAAGCGAAGAATACAGCCTAAAGGTAAACGTAGACGAAGTAACCCAAATGGAAAGTTGCATCCTTGTAAACACTGTCACCGTGTCTTTAATCATTCCAGTAGTTTATCTCGGCATATGAGATACCATAAGGGTACCATGCACACATGTGTATTTTGTGGTAGGCATTTCCCACAACGCTGTGATTTGAGAAGGCATGTAGCAATGTACCACAAAGCTGAATTGGACAAGAAACCAGGTTTGAAACTTTTGTTCTCAAATCCACAAAATGGGCCTGTCCCTAATTCTCTTAAtagcaataaaaacacattcccTTCTGATGAAAAAACTAAGATCTCCTCTGACAATGAGCAAACTGCATCACTGGAGGAAGGAAATCCAAACGACCAGCAGTCTGGGAAAGTAGGTCGTGTAAACTACAAGTGTCTGGAATGTGGAAAGAGATTTGGGCTATTATGTGTATACCAGCGGCATTTGCGTTACCACAAAAAAGAACCCAGTAAGTGCCCTAAGTGTCCGGCTCAATTCAATCATTCTTCATCCCTGGAGCTTCATTTGCAGAATCACCCAAGCGCAGGAGAAGCACGTAATGTTGGAGAAATGTGCGAGGGCACTGGTTCCAGTGGAGGTATTTCCCTGGAAAAGGTTCATACAGAGGATATAGAGGATGACTGTATTGAACATTCTGGAAATGATCAAGGAAATCCTTCAGAGGTTCTTTATGAATGCACCGAGTGTACTGAGACATTCACATGCTTGGATAAGTTTCTTCAGCACCAGACTTCCCATGGCTCAGAAAATAATGGGTAA